A genomic window from Streptomyces sp. NBC_00234 includes:
- a CDS encoding DHA2 family efflux MFS transporter permease subunit encodes MDDARAGGEGIRVASPVGRWVVLTTVLGSAMALLDSTVINVALPRIGEDLGTDLAALQWTVNAYMLTLAGLILLGGALGDRYGRRRVFVVGVVWFAAASLLCGIAPNAGVLIAARALQGVGGALLTPGSLAIIQASFHPDDRARAVGLWSGFGGVGAAIGPFVGGWLVDGPGWRWVFLLNLPLAAICVPVALRHVPESRDPRAHGRFDVLGAALGALSLAGVTFALIEAPGQGASPVVIGAAVGGVLLGVAFVQVERRRSDPMLPPSIFSSRLFTVVNIITLCVYAALGGFFFLSAIQLQVVAGYSALGAGTALLPTTVLMLLFSAWAGDLGRRIGPRIPLTVGPLLAAAGMLLMLRVGPGASVSSYVTEVLPAVVVLGIGLVLLVAPLTATVLAAVDSARAGLASGINNAAARAAGLIAVAALPLLAGMGPEAYRDADEFASTFRRAMPMCAGLLVLGAAIAWWMVRTPEKGARPECTVHCGVVAPPLEPVREPEREAG; translated from the coding sequence ATGGATGATGCGCGTGCCGGTGGCGAGGGGATCAGGGTCGCTTCGCCCGTCGGCCGGTGGGTCGTCCTGACCACCGTTCTCGGGTCGGCCATGGCCCTGCTCGACTCGACCGTGATCAACGTGGCCCTGCCCCGCATCGGCGAGGACCTCGGTACCGATCTGGCCGCCCTCCAGTGGACCGTCAACGCCTACATGCTCACCCTCGCCGGGCTGATCCTCCTCGGCGGTGCGCTCGGGGACCGGTACGGCCGGCGGCGGGTGTTCGTCGTGGGGGTCGTGTGGTTCGCCGCCGCCTCGTTGCTCTGCGGGATCGCGCCCAACGCCGGTGTCCTGATCGCCGCGCGCGCCCTGCAAGGGGTGGGTGGCGCGCTGCTCACCCCGGGGTCGCTGGCGATCATCCAGGCCAGTTTCCATCCGGACGACCGGGCCCGCGCCGTCGGGCTCTGGTCGGGGTTCGGCGGGGTCGGAGCCGCGATCGGGCCGTTCGTGGGGGGCTGGCTCGTCGACGGCCCCGGCTGGCGCTGGGTGTTTCTCCTCAACCTGCCGCTCGCCGCCATCTGCGTACCCGTCGCTCTGCGCCACGTACCGGAGTCCCGCGACCCGCGGGCGCACGGCCGCTTCGACGTGCTGGGGGCCGCCCTCGGGGCGCTCTCGCTGGCGGGCGTCACGTTCGCGCTGATCGAGGCACCGGGGCAGGGCGCGTCCCCGGTCGTCATCGGGGCCGCGGTGGGCGGGGTGCTGCTGGGGGTGGCGTTCGTGCAGGTCGAGCGGCGGCGGTCCGATCCGATGCTGCCGCCGTCGATCTTCTCGTCCCGGCTGTTCACCGTCGTCAACATCATCACCCTCTGTGTGTACGCGGCGCTCGGCGGCTTCTTCTTCCTCTCCGCGATCCAGCTCCAGGTCGTCGCCGGATACTCGGCGCTGGGGGCGGGCACGGCCCTGCTGCCGACGACGGTGCTGATGCTGCTGTTCTCCGCGTGGGCGGGTGATCTCGGCCGGCGGATCGGGCCCCGCATCCCGCTCACGGTCGGGCCCCTGCTGGCCGCCGCCGGGATGCTGCTGATGCTGCGGGTCGGTCCGGGCGCCTCCGTCTCCTCGTACGTCACCGAGGTGCTGCCCGCCGTCGTGGTGCTCGGCATCGGCCTGGTGCTTCTGGTCGCCCCGCTCACCGCGACCGTCCTGGCCGCCGTGGACTCCGCGCGGGCCGGTCTCGCCAGCGGCATCAACAACGCGGCGGCGCGCGCCGCCGGGCTGATCGCGGTGGCCGCGCTGCCGCTGCTCGCCGGAATGGGGCCGGAGGCGTACCGCGACGCCGACGAGTTCGCCTCGACGTTCCGGCGGGCGATGCCGATGTGCGCGGGGCTGCTGGTGCTGGGCGCGGCGATCGCCTGGTGGATGGTGCGGACCCCGGAGAAGGGGGCCCGGCCGGAGTGCACCGTGCACTGCGGGGTCGTGGCGCCGCCCCTGGAGCCCGTACGCGAACCGGAAAGGGAAGCGGGGTGA
- a CDS encoding tryptophan 2,3-dioxygenase family protein: protein MSTNHPDPEATGAATPHLDFAGTTPYEDYVQADVLTHLQHLRSDDPGEMVFLVTTQVMELWFTVIVHEWETAAHALREDRIPVARDALKRSVRELEALNASWTPLAGLTPAQFNSYRGALGEGSGFQSAMYRRMEFLLGDKSASMLVPHRGAPRVYAELEKALQEPSLYDEALTLLARRGHAVPQSVLGRDLSKKYEPSAEVEAVWAQIYANPDQHDELVRLGEALTDVGELVWRWRNDHLVATRRAMGSKTGTGGSAGVAWLEKRATKNVFPELWTARSHV, encoded by the coding sequence ATGTCGACGAATCACCCCGACCCCGAAGCCACCGGTGCGGCCACCCCGCACCTCGACTTCGCGGGAACGACTCCGTACGAGGACTATGTCCAGGCGGATGTCCTGACCCACCTCCAGCACCTTCGCTCGGACGACCCCGGCGAGATGGTCTTCCTGGTCACCACCCAGGTCATGGAGCTGTGGTTCACGGTCATCGTCCATGAGTGGGAGACCGCGGCGCACGCGCTGCGCGAGGACCGCATACCGGTGGCGCGTGACGCGCTCAAGCGGTCCGTACGGGAGCTGGAGGCGCTGAACGCCTCCTGGACCCCGCTGGCAGGGCTCACGCCCGCCCAGTTCAACTCCTACCGCGGCGCGCTCGGTGAAGGCTCCGGATTCCAGTCGGCGATGTACCGGCGGATGGAGTTCCTGCTCGGGGACAAGTCCGCCTCCATGCTCGTCCCGCACCGGGGCGCGCCCCGCGTGTACGCCGAGCTGGAGAAGGCGCTCCAGGAGCCCAGCCTGTACGACGAGGCGCTGACCCTGCTCGCGCGGCGCGGGCACGCGGTGCCGCAGTCGGTGCTCGGCCGGGACCTGTCCAAGAAGTACGAGCCGTCCGCCGAGGTCGAGGCCGTCTGGGCGCAGATCTACGCCAATCCCGACCAGCACGACGAGCTCGTCCGCCTCGGCGAGGCGCTCACGGATGTCGGCGAACTGGTCTGGCGCTGGCGCAACGACCACCTGGTCGCCACCCGGCGTGCGATGGGTTCGAAGACCGGGACCGGCGGTTCGGCCGGGGTCGCGTGGCTGGAGAAGCGGGCCACGAAGAACGTCTTCCCCGAGCTGTGGACGGCCCGCAGCCATGTCTGA
- a CDS encoding DUF3151 domain-containing protein — MSIHENLLGGPSPTHLPDDPAPRELLANGAAPADVAAKYPTSSLAWAQLADEAYEGGRVIESYAYARTGYHRGLDALRRAGWKGHGPVPFEHEPNRGFLRALHALARAAGDIGEKDEYERCSTFLRDSSQTAADTLG, encoded by the coding sequence ATGTCCATCCACGAGAACCTGCTCGGGGGGCCCTCCCCGACCCATCTGCCCGACGACCCGGCACCGCGTGAGCTCCTCGCCAACGGCGCGGCGCCCGCCGATGTCGCGGCGAAGTACCCCACCTCCTCGCTGGCCTGGGCGCAGCTCGCCGACGAGGCGTACGAGGGCGGCCGGGTCATCGAGTCGTACGCGTACGCCCGCACCGGCTACCACCGCGGCCTCGACGCCCTGCGCCGCGCGGGCTGGAAGGGCCACGGCCCCGTCCCGTTCGAGCACGAGCCGAACCGCGGTTTCCTGCGCGCGCTGCACGCCCTCGCCCGCGCCGCGGGGGACATCGGTGAGAAGGACGAGTACGAGCGCTGCTCGACGTTCCTGCGCGACTCCTCGCAGACCGCCGCCGACACCCTGGGCTGA
- the kynU gene encoding kynureninase, which translates to MSETFADKAAALDAADELAKLRELFTLDDTVYLDGNSLGALPRHVPARIQEVLTREWGELRIRSWDESGWWTAPERIGDRIAPLVGAAAGQIVVGDSTSVNVFKAVVAASRLAADGRDEILVDATTFPTDGYIAESAARMTGHRIVPVAPADVRGALGPRTAVVLLNHVDYRTGRLHDLPGLTAAVHAAGAVAVWDLCHSAGALPVGLDEHGVDLAVGCTYKYLNGGPGSPAYLYVAERHQAAFDSPLPGWTSHADPFAMTPGYAPAEGAVRGRVGTPDILSMLALEASLDVWDGVDVAAVRAKSLALTDFFLECVAAYVPEGRVTSVTPAAHAERGSQVALRCEDAEPVMRALIERGVVGDLRRPDVLRFGFTPLYVGFADAERAARILADVLAG; encoded by the coding sequence ATGTCTGAGACCTTCGCCGACAAGGCAGCGGCGCTCGACGCCGCCGACGAACTGGCCAAGCTCCGTGAGCTGTTCACCCTCGACGACACCGTCTACCTCGACGGGAACTCGCTGGGAGCGCTGCCCCGTCACGTGCCCGCGCGGATCCAGGAGGTCCTCACCCGCGAGTGGGGCGAGCTGCGCATCCGGTCCTGGGACGAGAGCGGCTGGTGGACCGCGCCCGAGCGGATCGGCGACCGGATCGCGCCGCTCGTCGGTGCCGCCGCCGGCCAGATCGTGGTGGGCGACTCGACGAGCGTGAACGTCTTCAAGGCCGTCGTCGCCGCCAGCCGGCTCGCGGCGGACGGACGCGACGAGATCCTGGTCGACGCGACGACCTTTCCCACGGACGGGTACATCGCCGAGTCCGCCGCCCGGATGACGGGCCACCGGATCGTGCCGGTCGCGCCCGCCGATGTGCGGGGCGCGCTCGGCCCCCGTACGGCGGTCGTCCTGCTCAACCACGTCGACTACCGCACGGGCAGGCTCCACGACCTGCCCGGTCTCACCGCCGCCGTCCACGCGGCGGGCGCGGTGGCCGTCTGGGACCTGTGCCACAGCGCGGGCGCCCTGCCCGTCGGCCTCGACGAGCACGGTGTGGACCTGGCCGTCGGCTGCACGTACAAGTACCTCAACGGCGGCCCCGGTTCCCCCGCCTATCTGTACGTCGCCGAGCGCCACCAGGCGGCCTTCGACTCCCCCCTGCCGGGGTGGACGTCGCACGCCGACCCGTTCGCGATGACACCGGGATACGCCCCTGCGGAGGGCGCGGTACGGGGCAGGGTCGGCACCCCCGACATCCTGTCCATGCTGGCGCTCGAAGCCTCGCTGGACGTGTGGGACGGGGTGGACGTCGCCGCCGTGCGGGCCAAGTCCCTCGCGCTGACGGACTTCTTCCTGGAGTGCGTCGCCGCGTACGTGCCGGAGGGCCGGGTCACCTCGGTCACCCCGGCCGCGCACGCGGAACGCGGCAGCCAGGTCGCCTTGCGGTGCGAGGACGCCGAGCCGGTGATGCGCGCGCTCATCGAGCGGGGAGTCGTCGGGGACCTGCGGCGCCCGGACGTGCTGCGGTTCGGGTTCACTCCCCTGTACGTGGGCTTCGCGGACGCGGAGCGGGCGGCCCGCATCCTCGCGGACGTGCTGGCGGGCTAG
- the pyrE gene encoding orotate phosphoribosyltransferase codes for MTDVRAELLQQIKDKAVVHGKVTLSSGLEADWYIDLRRITLDGKAAPMVGQVMLDATADLDYDCVGGLTLGADPVATSMLHASAARGQSLDAFVVRKAQKAHGMQRRIEGTDVKGRRCLVVEDTSTTGGSPLTAVEAVREAGGEVVAVAVIVERGAAPAVAEAGLPYLHVYSVADLDLS; via the coding sequence ATGACTGACGTACGCGCTGAGCTGCTCCAGCAGATCAAGGACAAGGCCGTGGTACACGGCAAGGTGACCCTCTCCTCGGGTCTGGAAGCCGACTGGTACATCGACCTGCGCCGGATCACGCTGGACGGCAAGGCCGCGCCGATGGTCGGCCAGGTGATGCTCGATGCCACCGCCGACCTGGACTACGACTGCGTCGGCGGCCTGACGCTGGGCGCCGACCCGGTGGCCACGTCGATGCTGCACGCCTCCGCCGCGCGCGGGCAGAGCCTGGACGCCTTCGTCGTGCGCAAGGCACAGAAGGCGCACGGTATGCAGCGCCGGATCGAGGGCACGGACGTGAAGGGCCGGCGCTGCCTGGTCGTCGAGGACACCTCGACGACGGGCGGTTCGCCGCTGACCGCCGTGGAGGCGGTGCGCGAGGCCGGGGGCGAGGTCGTCGCCGTTGCCGTGATCGTGGAGCGGGGTGCCGCTCCCGCTGTCGCGGAGGCCGGGCTGCCGTACCTCCACGTCTACTCCGTGGCGGACCTCGACCTGTCCTGA
- a CDS encoding aldose epimerase family protein — translation MSRAAKDVRLTVGDAELTVDPTHGCRISSLRIGGTELLRQGERYGCFPMVPWCGRTENGKFRSGGELHSLPLNAPPHAIHGTGRDTSWTIARETGSEAAFYYDLAEPWPYPGRVTQTFELAEDSLTLRMGVEAQVDSFPAQAGWHPWFLRNIGGQEVLVDFDAVWQEERGEDHLPTGRRIDPLPGPWDDCFGMPDGVDVKLTWPQQLELTVKSRDEWVVVYDEQDEAVCVEPQSGPPNGLNSTPRLVTPIDPLEIATTWSWVRL, via the coding sequence GTGAGCAGAGCTGCGAAGGACGTCCGGCTGACCGTCGGCGACGCCGAGTTGACCGTTGACCCCACCCATGGCTGCCGGATCAGCAGCCTGCGGATCGGTGGCACCGAACTGCTGCGCCAGGGGGAGCGGTACGGCTGCTTCCCCATGGTGCCGTGGTGCGGACGCACCGAGAACGGGAAGTTCCGCAGTGGCGGTGAACTGCACAGCCTGCCGCTGAACGCCCCGCCGCACGCCATCCACGGCACCGGCCGCGACACCTCCTGGACCATCGCCCGGGAGACCGGGAGCGAAGCGGCGTTCTACTACGACCTGGCCGAACCGTGGCCCTACCCGGGCCGGGTGACGCAGACCTTCGAGCTCGCCGAGGACTCCCTGACGCTCCGGATGGGTGTCGAGGCACAGGTCGACTCCTTCCCGGCGCAGGCCGGCTGGCACCCGTGGTTCCTCCGGAACATCGGGGGCCAGGAGGTACTGGTCGACTTCGACGCCGTCTGGCAGGAGGAGCGCGGCGAGGACCATCTGCCGACCGGCCGCCGGATCGACCCGCTGCCCGGGCCGTGGGACGACTGCTTCGGGATGCCCGACGGCGTCGATGTGAAGCTCACCTGGCCGCAGCAGCTGGAGCTGACGGTGAAGAGCCGGGACGAGTGGGTGGTCGTCTACGACGAGCAGGACGAGGCCGTGTGCGTCGAGCCGCAGTCGGGGCCGCCGAACGGGCTGAACAGCACGCCCCGGCTGGTCACCCCGATCGATCCGCTGGAGATCGCGACGACCTGGAGCTGGGTGCGGCTCTGA
- a CDS encoding SRPBCC domain-containing protein: protein MEHEVFVPVPVPSLRRTLGDAARVARCVPGLQQDADASAGPLSGRLKIRVGGHTITYRGALKLAGRDGDTFAVAGEGVEARGTGSATLALTLTLTETDGGTTIEFAGTAGGDGRIVDVDDAVALAAAHRLLDRFTQQLVTESLASPDEVVASADEVPASSEEPAEPGESDAPAPTHEATPTHEATPTHEAAPDEAPSVEPPPDKGSVFDAPVPPPSLDPLAEVEFTVPDGPPAEAAHARRTMIGRSTEEVDHAPPRGRYAPVPSPEADRAGATLRWVAPAAALALASAVVVGRALRRRR, encoded by the coding sequence ATGGAGCATGAGGTGTTCGTTCCGGTTCCGGTTCCGTCCCTGCGGCGGACCCTGGGCGATGCTGCCCGGGTCGCGCGCTGTGTGCCGGGACTCCAACAGGACGCCGACGCGTCGGCGGGCCCGCTGTCCGGCCGTCTGAAGATCAGGGTCGGCGGCCACACGATCACCTACCGGGGCGCGCTGAAGCTCGCCGGCCGCGACGGAGACACCTTCGCTGTGGCGGGGGAGGGCGTGGAGGCCCGGGGGACGGGCTCGGCCACGCTGGCCCTGACGCTCACCCTCACGGAGACCGACGGCGGTACGACCATCGAGTTCGCGGGCACGGCGGGCGGGGACGGCCGCATCGTGGACGTGGACGACGCGGTGGCGCTGGCGGCGGCCCACCGCCTGCTCGACCGCTTCACGCAGCAGCTGGTGACGGAGTCACTGGCCTCCCCCGACGAGGTGGTGGCCTCGGCGGACGAGGTGCCGGCCTCCTCCGAGGAGCCGGCCGAGCCGGGTGAGTCCGACGCGCCCGCGCCCACGCACGAGGCCACGCCCACGCACGAGGCCACGCCCACGCACGAGGCCGCGCCCGACGAGGCGCCCTCCGTCGAGCCGCCGCCCGACAAGGGGTCCGTGTTCGACGCCCCGGTGCCGCCGCCCTCGCTCGACCCGCTCGCGGAGGTGGAGTTCACCGTGCCGGACGGGCCTCCGGCCGAGGCCGCACATGCCCGGCGGACCATGATCGGGCGCAGCACGGAAGAGGTCGACCACGCACCGCCGCGCGGCCGGTACGCGCCCGTCCCCTCGCCCGAGGCGGACCGGGCCGGTGCCACCCTGCGCTGGGTCGCCCCCGCAGCCGCCCTCGCGCTCGCCTCCGCGGTCGTCGTGGGGCGTGCGCTGCGACGGCGGAGGTAG
- a CDS encoding MalY/PatB family protein, with the protein MSASYDFDTVIDRRGTWCVQWDGVADRFGVDGLLPFTISDMDFETAPEVLSALRARLDHGVFGYTDWDQDDFRSAIAHWYGTRYDAPLDTGRLVYGPSVLSQLSQLLQMWTDAGDGVVVHTPTYDGFRKAITGLGRELRGVPVGDAEALERELARADAKVLVLCSPHNPTGRVWTEAELTEMAALAGRHGVAVISDEIHADFVHDGYRHVPWTRVGGDGRWAVITSASKAFNFPALTGSYGIVGRSADRAEFRRRMETAEGLASPAVLSLTAHIAAYREGAAWLDEARAYVAGNLALVAERLNGAFPELGWEPPQAGYLAWIDIRPLGVDDEALQRVLIEREKVAIMPGSVYGAPGFLRLNVGCPRSKVVAGVEALIRGVGGVR; encoded by the coding sequence GTGAGTGCGTCCTACGACTTCGACACCGTCATCGACCGCCGGGGCACGTGGTGCGTCCAGTGGGACGGGGTCGCCGACCGGTTCGGGGTGGACGGACTGCTGCCGTTCACCATCTCCGACATGGACTTCGAGACCGCGCCCGAGGTGCTGTCGGCGCTGCGGGCCCGGCTCGATCACGGGGTCTTCGGCTATACGGACTGGGACCAGGACGACTTCCGGTCGGCGATCGCGCACTGGTACGGCACCCGGTACGACGCCCCTCTCGACACCGGACGGCTGGTCTACGGACCGTCCGTCCTCAGCCAGCTCTCGCAGCTCCTGCAGATGTGGACGGACGCCGGGGACGGGGTGGTCGTCCACACCCCCACGTACGACGGCTTCCGCAAGGCGATCACCGGGCTCGGGCGTGAGCTGCGGGGCGTGCCGGTGGGGGACGCGGAGGCGCTGGAGCGGGAGCTCGCGCGGGCCGACGCGAAGGTGCTCGTGCTGTGCTCGCCGCACAACCCGACGGGGCGGGTGTGGACGGAGGCCGAGCTGACGGAGATGGCCGCGCTGGCCGGGCGGCACGGGGTGGCGGTGATCAGCGACGAGATACACGCGGACTTCGTGCACGACGGGTACCGGCACGTGCCCTGGACGCGGGTGGGCGGTGACGGGCGCTGGGCGGTCATCACGTCCGCGTCGAAGGCGTTCAACTTTCCCGCGCTGACGGGGTCGTACGGGATCGTCGGCCGGTCGGCGGACCGGGCGGAGTTCCGGCGGCGGATGGAGACGGCGGAAGGGCTCGCCTCCCCGGCGGTGCTCTCGCTGACCGCGCACATCGCGGCGTACCGGGAGGGCGCGGCGTGGCTGGACGAGGCCCGCGCGTACGTGGCCGGGAACCTGGCGCTGGTGGCGGAACGGCTGAACGGGGCGTTCCCCGAGCTGGGGTGGGAGCCGCCGCAGGCGGGGTACCTCGCGTGGATCGACATCCGGCCGCTGGGGGTGGACGACGAGGCGCTCCAGCGGGTGCTGATCGAGCGGGAGAAGGTCGCGATCATGCCGGGGTCGGTGTACGGGGCGCCGGGGTTCCTGCGGCTGAACGTGGGCTGTCCTCGGAGCAAGGTGGTGGCCGGGGTGGAGGCGTTGATCCGGGGCGTGGGGGGCGTGCGCTAG
- the fbaA gene encoding class II fructose-bisphosphate aldolase, with translation MPIATPEVYAEMLDRAKAGKFAYPAINVTSTQTLHAALRGFAEAESDGIIQISTGGAEFLGGQYNKDMVTGAVALAEFAHIVAAKYDVTVALHTDHCPKDKLDTYVRPLIEISAERVAKGLNPLFQSHMWDGSAENLADNLAIGQELLAKAAAAKIILEVEITPTGGEEDGVTHEINDELYTTVDDALRTAEALGLGEKGRYLLAASFGNVHGVYKPGNVVLRPELLKDLQEGVGAKYGKTSPFDFVFHGGSGSTAEEISTALENGVVKMNLDTDTQYAFTRPVADHMFRNYDGVLKVDGEVGNKSKYDPRTWGKLAEAGMAARVTEACANLRSTGTKLK, from the coding sequence ATGCCCATCGCAACCCCCGAGGTCTACGCCGAGATGCTCGACCGGGCGAAGGCAGGCAAGTTCGCCTACCCGGCGATCAATGTGACGTCGACCCAGACCCTGCACGCTGCACTGCGCGGTTTCGCGGAGGCCGAGAGCGACGGCATCATCCAGATCTCCACCGGTGGGGCGGAGTTCCTGGGCGGCCAGTACAACAAGGACATGGTCACGGGCGCTGTCGCCCTGGCCGAGTTCGCGCACATCGTCGCCGCCAAGTACGACGTCACCGTCGCGCTGCACACCGACCACTGCCCCAAGGACAAGCTGGACACCTATGTGCGTCCGCTGATCGAGATCTCCGCGGAGCGCGTCGCCAAGGGTCTGAACCCGCTGTTCCAGTCCCACATGTGGGACGGCTCGGCCGAGAACCTCGCCGACAACCTCGCCATTGGCCAGGAGCTGCTCGCCAAGGCCGCCGCCGCCAAGATCATTCTTGAGGTCGAGATCACCCCGACCGGTGGCGAGGAGGACGGCGTCACGCACGAGATCAACGACGAGCTGTACACGACCGTCGACGACGCGCTGCGTACGGCCGAGGCGCTCGGCCTGGGCGAGAAGGGCCGCTACCTGCTGGCCGCGTCCTTCGGCAACGTCCACGGCGTCTACAAGCCGGGCAACGTCGTGCTCCGTCCCGAGCTGCTGAAGGACCTCCAGGAGGGCGTCGGCGCCAAGTACGGCAAGACGTCCCCGTTCGACTTCGTCTTCCACGGCGGCTCCGGCTCCACGGCGGAGGAGATCTCCACCGCGCTGGAGAACGGCGTCGTGAAGATGAACCTCGACACCGACACCCAGTACGCCTTCACCCGGCCGGTCGCGGACCACATGTTCCGCAACTACGACGGCGTGCTGAAGGTCGACGGCGAGGTCGGCAACAAGTCGAAGTACGACCCCCGCACCTGGGGCAAGCTGGCCGAGGCCGGCATGGCCGCGCGTGTCACCGAGGCGTGTGCCAACCTGCGGTCCACGGGCACCAAGCTGAAGTAG
- a CDS encoding alpha/beta hydrolase → MSDSAARDRDAAEEESAFAHPVVAPDRSAAYGSHPDQVIDFYAPRDGRTGAPLVVLLHGGAWRAPYDRHHVSPLADFLARRGFAVANVEYRRGSEIPQQRGSGPAAGRWPETFDDVAAAMDAMPVLAGRELPEADVRRTVVTGHSAGGQLALWAAARHVLPEGSPWRLSSPPPLRGVVALAPVADFATAVELDVCSGAVHQLLGGEGEFAERSAFADPAVLLPTGIATAVVQGTCDLTVPQAVPEAFVDAAAKAGEMVGLTLLEGVGHFPLIDPSADACAVVAEELAQLAW, encoded by the coding sequence ATGTCGGATTCTGCCGCGCGTGATCGTGATGCCGCCGAGGAGGAGTCGGCGTTCGCCCATCCGGTGGTCGCCCCCGACCGGTCCGCGGCCTACGGCAGCCACCCCGATCAGGTGATCGACTTCTACGCTCCCCGGGACGGCAGGACCGGGGCGCCCCTCGTCGTCCTGCTGCACGGCGGGGCGTGGCGTGCCCCGTACGACCGGCACCATGTGTCGCCGCTCGCGGACTTCCTGGCCCGGCGCGGTTTCGCCGTCGCCAACGTGGAGTACCGGCGCGGCAGCGAGATCCCGCAGCAGCGCGGCTCCGGTCCGGCCGCCGGCCGCTGGCCCGAGACCTTCGACGACGTCGCCGCGGCGATGGACGCGATGCCGGTGCTGGCCGGGCGGGAGCTGCCGGAGGCCGATGTGCGGCGGACCGTGGTCACCGGGCACTCGGCGGGCGGTCAGCTGGCCCTGTGGGCGGCAGCCCGGCACGTACTCCCGGAGGGCTCGCCGTGGCGGCTGTCCTCGCCGCCGCCGCTGCGCGGCGTCGTCGCGCTGGCACCGGTCGCCGACTTCGCCACCGCCGTCGAGCTGGACGTCTGCTCCGGCGCCGTGCATCAACTCCTCGGCGGAGAAGGGGAGTTCGCGGAGAGGAGCGCCTTCGCCGACCCGGCGGTCCTGCTCCCCACCGGTATCGCGACGGCTGTGGTGCAGGGCACCTGCGACCTGACCGTGCCCCAGGCGGTGCCGGAGGCGTTCGTCGACGCGGCGGCCAAGGCGGGGGAGATGGTGGGGCTGACGCTGCTGGAGGGTGTCGGGCACTTCCCGCTCATCGATCCGTCGGCGGACGCCTGCGCCGTGGTCGCGGAGGAGCTGGCCCAGCTGGCGTGGTGA